TTCGTCGTTCGGACCGGCCGTTTCGATGATCAGACCGCGATCGTAGGCGGCGCGGGAGATGACCGACGCGACGTCTTCTTCGTGGAACTGAATACCCTGAATCAAACCGCGACCGCGAACGTCAGCGCCATACGTTTCGGCCAGATCCAACAGCGTCGCTTTGATCTTCTTCGCTTTACGATTGACGTCTTGCGACAGCTGATCGTCCTGCCAATAGTGACGCAGCGCGGCGGTCGCCGTGACGAAAGCCGGGTTATGACCACGGAACGTGCCGTTGTGTTCGCCCGGTTGGAAGGCGTCGATTTCCGGCTTCATCAGCGTCAACGCAAACGGCAAACCGTAACCCGACAACGACTTCGACAGGCAGAGAATATCGGGCTTGATGCCGGCGAATTCAAAGCTAAAGAATGGACCGGTACGACCACAACCGACCTGGATGTCGTCGATGATCAGCAAGGCGCCAACCTTGTTGGCCAATGCGGCCAGACGCTGCAGCCACTGCTTGGAAGCGACATTGACGCCACCTTCGGCCTGAACCGTCTCTACGATAAACGCCGCCGGGGCTTCGATTCCGCTGCTATTGTCGCTCAGGTAGCTCTCGACCAGCGAGATCGTGTCGGTATCGGCGTCAAAGTAGTCGCAAAACGGCATGTGCATCGTATCGGACAACGCGACCCCTGCGCCAGCCCGCTTGCCGGCGTTGCCGGTCAGGGCGAGCGAACCAAGCGTCATGCCATGAAACCCGTTGGTGAACGCGATCACGTTCGAGCGGCCGGTGACCTTGCGGGCCAGTTTCAGCGCCGATTCGACCGCGTTGGTTCCGGTTGGCCCCGGGAACATCACCTTGTAATCGAGTCCGCGAGGAGCGAGCAGTACGTCCTGCATCGTTTGCAGCAAGTCGCGCTTGGCGGCGGTCGACATGTCGAGCGCGTGCGTGACGCCGTCCGATGACAGGTATTCGATCAGGGCCGATTTGAGCACATCGTTGTTGTGCCCATAGTTGAGCGAGCCGGCGCCGGCGAAAAAGTCAATAAACGCGCGCCCCTGTTCGTCGAACAGCAGATGATCTTTGGCACGGGTAAAGACCGTCGGGAACGAGCGACAATAGCTTCGTACGTTAGATTCCATTCGCTGGAAAATATTCATTCTCTCTCCAAGATAGGGCCAACACGGACTAATTCTTCGGCTTCGTGTCCGGAAGCGCCAAAGTCCGTGGTTTCAAAGCATCGCGTGTATCCGATCGACGCTCTCAACTGGGACGCCAACGATGCGAACAATGCTCGCGACGCTGCATTGGATGGGGTAATTGTGGCTTCGACAAACTGCACGCCGTCACCATGCCGCACCAAGTACGACAACATTCGCTTCGCCAGCTTTTTTCCGCGCGCCGCAGGCGCAACCAGAACTTGCCAGACGAACAGCGAATCGGGGCGTTTCGGAGGGCGGAAGCCGGTCGCAAAACCGACGATCTCTCCGTTGAGTTCAGCAACGACGCAGGAGTCGGAAAACTCGGTCGCCTGAATGAGATAGAGGTAACAGGAATTCGTATCGAGCGTTTCGTTTGCGCATACTAGCCGCCACAACGACTGAGCGTCCTGTTTTCCAGGACGACGCAGACGAACGGACTCCCTTTCGTTTTCCGCGTTGGGGGAAGTCTCGGTCATCGCCTTAGTGATATTAGCTTTCCTGTTTGCCGTGGACGTTTGGTCCGACGCTTACCATTGCCTGTGGTGACTATTGCCTGTCGAGGAGGGAATACCCTAACACGATCGAAACACGAGTACAACGCGAAGCAGCCGCAAAAAGGGCTCTGGCGCGTATTTCCCGCAGTATTTCATCGGTTTTGAGTTCTTTTCGAATATTGGTGAACCAAAGCGAAACTTTTTTTCGCGGGAATTGTACATATAGGTGATGTCGTTAACGCCCTTTGGAACAGGAAAGAGACGATATGCTGCGACAATTCTCAACTTACGGCGGCGCGGCCCTTTTGGGGGGACTCCTCCTGCTCCTACGCTACCACTCCGCCGCTGCCGAACCCGAGCCTGCGTCGGCAGAAGGGGTCGTCACCTACCAGGGGGAGCCGGTTTCGCACGCGTTTGTTACGTTCAAGTGCCGCGGAATGGCCGAATCGCTGTATGGGCAAACGGACGAAACTGGGCATTACAAGCTCTACTCGCGGATGGAGCGTGACCTACCGATCGGCAAATACGCGGTAACGATCGTCAAACGGGTCACCCAACAGGTCGACCGAGGTCCGCGCGACCAACAGTGGCGACGCGGATCCCGCCAGTGTCGCCGCCATTGGCGCGGTCATCATGATTTCCATCAGCCGCGAATCGTCGACTTGCTGCCCGAACACTACGGCGATGGGCCGACGTCGGGCCTGATTGCGTTGATCGAGCCTGGCAAGAACGTGTTTGACTTTACGCTGACCGACGAAGCGCCGCCGGTTTCGAGCGATGTCGTCGCGCACGACCAGATCGTGCGACTGTCGCTGAACTAGCAGCCTGTTGAAAATACCATCGTGGCATTTTTCAACCTCGCCAAGCTCAGCGCGTAGCTCTTCACGGCTCCCAAAATAACGACTTACGTCGCGATTTTGGGAGCGCATCGCTGCGATCACGCAATCCGTCGAGAAAATCAACGGACTGCTAGGCGACTTCTTTTTTCAGGGCGGTTAACATCCGCCGCCGACTGGTCTACACTGACCCCCTTGCTGCATGTCGCACCTTGCGCGGCATGTTTCTGGCTGGCGCTTCAATAATAGATGGCGCCGCGACGCTTGGTTCGTCGCGTGCTGCAGTCGCAGCGCGGTCGCACTCCCCGCACGTCGGAAGGAAGCGATGCCGCAAGCGAAAAATCAGATTACGCCGCTAGGCGTCTGTTTGGCGATTCTCTGGATCTCTGTCGCTGGTTGGGTTGCGCTTCGATTCGCCGATCCTCCCCAACCGCAGTCCGCTTTGGATCGCATTCGCGAAACCGGCGTCGCCCGGGTCGGCTTCGCCAACGAGCCTCCGTACGGTTACCTCGTTTCTTCCACCGGCGAAATCACCGGCGAAGCGCCTGAGATCGCCAAGGTGATCTTGCGCCGTCTGGGCGCCAAAAAGGTAGAGCCGGTGCTGACCGAGTTCGGCTCGCTCATCCCCGGCCTGAAAGCAGGCCGCTTCGACTTGACCGCCGCTGGGATGTACGTCACGCCGGAGCGCGCCCAGGAAATTGACTTCTCCAATCCGACCTATGCGATTGGCGAGGGATTCATCGTCCGCGCCGGCAACCCGCTCAAACTGCTTGGCTACGAAGATGTGGCCGACAACCCGGACGCCCGAATTGGCGTGATGGGGGGCAGCGTCGAACATGGCTACGCCCAGAAGCTAGGAATCCCCGAGGAGCGAATCGTCGTTTTCCCCGACTACCGCAGCGCGATCGACGGCATCATCGCCAATCGGATCGACGCCGCCGCCGCGACCAATCTGACCGTCAACGACCTGTTGGCGAAGGCGAACGACGATCGCATCGAATCGGCCGAACCGTTTGAAAACCCGGTCATCGATGGCGAGTCGATCCTGGGCTACGGCGCCTTTGGCTTTCAGCAACATGACGACGAACTGCGCCGCGCGTTCAACGAGGAACTCGCCAACTTTCTCGGCACGCCCGAGCACTTGCAGCTGATCGAGCCCTTCGGTTTCGGTAAGTCGACGCTGCCCGGCGACGTTACCACCGCTCAACTCATCGGTTCCGACGAACCATAACGTCTGCGAAACAGGATGCCTGCTCCGTTTGATTTACTACCGATCTTGTTAAAAGGCTTGCCTGCTACGCTGGCCGTCACGGTAGGCGGCATCGCGGTCGCCCTGGTCAGCGCTTTGCTGGCGGGATTGGGACGCAGCTCACGCGATCCAATCGTGCGGTGGACCTCGATTTTCTACATCGAGACCTTTCGCGGCGTATCGGCGATCGTACTGCTGTACTGGTTCTTTTTCGCGCTGCCGCTGCTGACCGGACTTCGCCTACCGGCGATTCTGGCTGGTATCGTCGTGCTGGGGCTGAACATCGGCGCGTATGGCGCCGAGGTGGTTCGCGCGGCGATTGAATCGGTGCCGCCTGGCCAGCGTCAAGCGGCCAAAGCGCTCAATCTGTCGGCGTGGCAAACGATGCGATACGTGGTGCTGCCGCAAGCGGCGCTCGCGGCGACGCCGCCGCTGGGCAACCTGATGATCGAACTGCTCAAGAGCACGGCGCTCGTTTCGATGATCACGGTGGTCGACCTGACCCAGATGGGGATGTTCCTGCGGACCGAGACGCACCGGTCGCTCGCCATCTTCAGCATGCTGCTGCTGATCTACTTCGTCCTTTCCCAATGCATCGCACTAACGGTCCGACTGGTCGAATGGCGACTCTCGCACGGCCAGGACTATGGAGGAACGCGCTGATGTGGGATTGGGATTTCACCTGGCAGGTCATGCCTTCGATCATGCAAGGTCTCGGCGTTACGCTGTTGGCGGTCGCCGGTGGCATGACATTGGCGATTTTGCTGGGACTGCTCTGGGCGGTGTTTCGTCGTTCGTCGGCCGCCTGGCTGAGTTGGCCGACCTACGGCGTCGTGGAGTTTATTCGAAGTACGCCGCTGCTGGTGCAGCTGTACCTGGTCTATTACACCCTCGCTGAATTGACCGGCGGTTGGCTGTCGCCGCTGTGGACCGGCATCTTTGTGCTGGGCGTTCACTACAGCTGCTACACGGCCGAGGTCTACCGAGCCGGGCTCAATGGCGTTCCTCGCGGACAATGGATCGCCGCCAAGGCGCTCAATCTTTCGACCTGGCAAACCTATCGCCATGTCGTCTTGCCGCAGGCGATCCCGCCAATCTTGCCGGCGCTGGGCAACTACTTGATTTCGATGTTCAAAGACGCGCCGCTGCTGTCGGCGATTACCGTGCTCGACATTCTGGAGCGCGCCAAGATCGCCGGCAGCCAAAGCTTTCGCTACCAAGAGCCGCTGACGATTGTCGGGATTATCTTTCTGGCGCTCAGCCTGGCATCGGGCGCAGGCGTCGCCTGGCTAAAACGCCGGACGTCGACGTCGCAAACTTAAAGGAATCGACCATGACTTCTGCTCAACCGATCGTTCGAGTCCGCGAACTGACGAAACGTTACGGCGACCTGACGGTCCTGCGCGGACTGGATATCGATATCCAGGCCGGCGAGAAAGTCGCGATCATCGGCCCCAGCGGTTCCGGCAAATCGACGCTGCTGCGCATGCTGATGACGCTCGAAGAGCCGGACGGCGGCGAGATCTGGATCGATGGCACGCCGATGTGGAGCTACGAACAAAACGGCGCTCGCGTCGCCGCCAGCGAAACGCATCTGCGTCAGGTTCGCGAGAAGCTGGGCATGGTCTTCCAGCACTTCAATCTCTTCCCGCATATGACGGTCCAGCAAAACATCACCCTGGCGCCGCAACTGGTGCGGGGAGAAAACGGCGGCGCCGCGACCGAAACTGCCAAGCGTCTGCTGGACATGGTCGGATTGGCTGACAAGGCGAACGCCTATCCCGCCAAGCTCTCTGGCGGCCAGAAACAACGCGTCGCGATCGCCCGAGCGATGGCGATGTCGCCCCAGGTAATGCTGTTCGACGAGGTTACCTCGGCGCTTGATCCCGAGTTGGTGCATGAGGTGCTGATGGTGCTGCGCAAGTTGGCCCTGGAGACCGACATGACGATGCTACTGGTCACGCACGAGATGGCGTTCGCCCGCGAGATCGCCGATCGGGTACTCTTCTTCGATCAAGGTCGCATCCTGGAGTCAGGTTCGCCCGACGAGATTTTCACCTCGCCGCGAGAAGCGCGGACGCAGCAGTTCCTGCACACCGTTCTCGACCGGTAGTCGCTTGCCGCGGCCGGCCCGTCGGCGTATGTTGGCGGCATCGCGCTCCCATTCTTACCTTGCGAGGCCTGTTCGATGTCCGCTGATTCCGCCCCCACCCCAGCTCAGTTATCCTCCGCCCGGTGCGAGCGTCTGGCCAAACTTCAGCCGCAACTGGGGGATGGTCCCGCCGCCGAAGCGATTCAGCTACTCTTCGCGGAACTGGCCGCCTGCCAGACTCGCCAGACAGCGCTCGAAAAAGAAGTGAACGATCTGCAGCTCGAACTGCAACTGCGAGGCGTCTTTCGCCAGTCTTGCTGCGACTAGAGCGTTTTTCTGATAGCTGTAGCGTTTCCGGCGTTGGTGAGGCAAGCTGGTCAAGGCGACCGAAGCAGGCGAATCCTCAAGATTCGTCGATGCAGGTCAACGCCGACCAGCGCGGCCGCAACCAGCCAGAACGATACAGATGGAGGAAAACCGCTCTAAACCTTCGCCAAGACGGGCCCCGCCACGGGCACAAATCGCCCACCGGACAGGCCAATACAACGCTGGTGATCCGCATAGTCGCACCCCGCGCCAAGCCGTGAAATGCGGGATCTCGCCGGATCTCCTGATTCCGCCCAGCATCTTGCCGATTTTCATTGCGGCCAGGGCGTCGAAAGCTAGGTTTTGATTGTCAGTCCCGTGCCGGAACTGGCCCAACCGACCAACCGTTGATTGGGCCCTCAAGACCTGGAAATCATGCACCGCTTCACTCGATTTGCCAAGCTCACGCTATTGGTTGCGATTATCTGCTTGATCTGCACTGGCTTCGCGGCGTCCGCCTTTGGCCAGTCGGTCGAAGCGAAGGTAAAAACCGCCTATCTCTACTCGCTACTCCGTGGTTCCACCTGGCCGGCCGAGTCGCACCCAGACGATAGCTCGCCCTACAAGGTGGTGATCGTTGGGACGGACCATTTGGATGGGCACCTCGATCGGGTCGCTGAGAAAAAGCGGATCAACCACCGGAAAATCGTCCTGCAGCGGGTCCGCGATCTGCACAGCGTCGGCGACGCCCACCTGCTTTATCTGCC
The genomic region above belongs to Blastopirellula retiformator and contains:
- the ectA gene encoding diaminobutyrate acetyltransferase; its protein translation is MTETSPNAENERESVRLRRPGKQDAQSLWRLVCANETLDTNSCYLYLIQATEFSDSCVVAELNGEIVGFATGFRPPKRPDSLFVWQVLVAPAARGKKLAKRMLSYLVRHGDGVQFVEATITPSNAASRALFASLASQLRASIGYTRCFETTDFGASGHEAEELVRVGPILERE
- the ehuA gene encoding ectoine/hydroxyectoine ABC transporter ATP-binding protein EhuA, whose protein sequence is MTSAQPIVRVRELTKRYGDLTVLRGLDIDIQAGEKVAIIGPSGSGKSTLLRMLMTLEEPDGGEIWIDGTPMWSYEQNGARVAASETHLRQVREKLGMVFQHFNLFPHMTVQQNITLAPQLVRGENGGAATETAKRLLDMVGLADKANAYPAKLSGGQKQRVAIARAMAMSPQVMLFDEVTSALDPELVHEVLMVLRKLALETDMTMLLVTHEMAFAREIADRVLFFDQGRILESGSPDEIFTSPREARTQQFLHTVLDR
- a CDS encoding carboxypeptidase-like regulatory domain-containing protein, coding for MLRQFSTYGGAALLGGLLLLLRYHSAAAEPEPASAEGVVTYQGEPVSHAFVTFKCRGMAESLYGQTDETGHYKLYSRMERDLPIGKYAVTIVKRVTQQVDRGPRDQQWRRGSRQCRRHWRGHHDFHQPRIVDLLPEHYGDGPTSGLIALIEPGKNVFDFTLTDEAPPVSSDVVAHDQIVRLSLN
- the ectB gene encoding diaminobutyrate--2-oxoglutarate transaminase, translating into MNIFQRMESNVRSYCRSFPTVFTRAKDHLLFDEQGRAFIDFFAGAGSLNYGHNNDVLKSALIEYLSSDGVTHALDMSTAAKRDLLQTMQDVLLAPRGLDYKVMFPGPTGTNAVESALKLARKVTGRSNVIAFTNGFHGMTLGSLALTGNAGKRAGAGVALSDTMHMPFCDYFDADTDTISLVESYLSDNSSGIEAPAAFIVETVQAEGGVNVASKQWLQRLAALANKVGALLIIDDIQVGCGRTGPFFSFEFAGIKPDILCLSKSLSGYGLPFALTLMKPEIDAFQPGEHNGTFRGHNPAFVTATAALRHYWQDDQLSQDVNRKAKKIKATLLDLAETYGADVRGRGLIQGIQFHEEDVASVISRAAYDRGLIIETAGPNDEVVKTLPPLTIAEDALDNGLKILVDSVREVLGAAHGKKGRTLATAD
- the ehuD gene encoding ectoine/hydroxyectoine ABC transporter permease subunit EhuD, with product MWDWDFTWQVMPSIMQGLGVTLLAVAGGMTLAILLGLLWAVFRRSSAAWLSWPTYGVVEFIRSTPLLVQLYLVYYTLAELTGGWLSPLWTGIFVLGVHYSCYTAEVYRAGLNGVPRGQWIAAKALNLSTWQTYRHVVLPQAIPPILPALGNYLISMFKDAPLLSAITVLDILERAKIAGSQSFRYQEPLTIVGIIFLALSLASGAGVAWLKRRTSTSQT
- a CDS encoding YfiR family protein; this translates as MHRFTRFAKLTLLVAIICLICTGFAASAFGQSVEAKVKTAYLYSLLRGSTWPAESHPDDSSPYKVVIVGTDHLDGHLDRVAEKKRINHRKIVLQRVRDLHSVGDAHLLYLPGGSRELIKAAAKATAGQPILIVGEGKDALASGAEVGFYLDDAGAVAVVINPTAAQKRKLSIDDTMMTIRANAGR
- the ehuB gene encoding ectoine/hydroxyectoine ABC transporter substrate-binding protein EhuB, encoding MPQAKNQITPLGVCLAILWISVAGWVALRFADPPQPQSALDRIRETGVARVGFANEPPYGYLVSSTGEITGEAPEIAKVILRRLGAKKVEPVLTEFGSLIPGLKAGRFDLTAAGMYVTPERAQEIDFSNPTYAIGEGFIVRAGNPLKLLGYEDVADNPDARIGVMGGSVEHGYAQKLGIPEERIVVFPDYRSAIDGIIANRIDAAAATNLTVNDLLAKANDDRIESAEPFENPVIDGESILGYGAFGFQQHDDELRRAFNEELANFLGTPEHLQLIEPFGFGKSTLPGDVTTAQLIGSDEP
- the ehuC gene encoding ectoine/hydroxyectoine ABC transporter permease subunit EhuC is translated as MPAPFDLLPILLKGLPATLAVTVGGIAVALVSALLAGLGRSSRDPIVRWTSIFYIETFRGVSAIVLLYWFFFALPLLTGLRLPAILAGIVVLGLNIGAYGAEVVRAAIESVPPGQRQAAKALNLSAWQTMRYVVLPQAALAATPPLGNLMIELLKSTALVSMITVVDLTQMGMFLRTETHRSLAIFSMLLLIYFVLSQCIALTVRLVEWRLSHGQDYGGTR